The following coding sequences lie in one Sesamum indicum cultivar Zhongzhi No. 13 linkage group LG9, S_indicum_v1.0, whole genome shotgun sequence genomic window:
- the LOC105170421 gene encoding probable xyloglucan galactosyltransferase GT12 — MENHVLARFRNKFWFLICVLFVLWYFLLYGFDWSSLSVVSFVSQNEQENSLQALASNSISRSGDTKKQEDFDESLDSDPIPESQENPVSNSFPESNVTVFSDVNHKQENVTVTDHERRATEHDGIEDLAALEKELEPLLPKEEGEERNVVEKPRAAQKSCDGRYIYVHDIPSRFNDDYIKQCGLMNKWHDMCQYFVDGGLGQRLGNPRRLFQPTGWYVTHQFSLDVIFHSIMKQYECLTSDSSMANAIYVPYYAGLDVSRYLWDSYSYSVKDSDAHELFKWLRGKPEWNVMGGRDHFLVAGRITWDFRRAINDDSGWGNNLMLLPESQNVTMVTIESSPWDQNDFAIPYPTYFHPSSDEQVFAWQNKMRKQKRKTLFSFAGAPRPNMEDSIRGEIMAQCTAVRRKCRMIECKDEKHNCLKPVNLMRLFENSVFCLQPPGDSFTRRSTFDAIVAGCIPVFFNPGSAFVQYLWHLPKDYDSYSVLISEEDVKQKKVNIEGVLSRIPKSKVSSMREEVIKLIPSVIYADPKSRLKKLEDAFDLAIRGIIGRIESLKKEMREGRNSSAEFDPESSWKYYTFGTTEAHEWDHYFKRPRGIHY, encoded by the coding sequence ATGGAAAACCATGTTCTTGCAAGGTTTCGGAACAAATTTTGGTTCCTCATCTGTGTTTTGTTCGTTCTCTGGTATTTCTTGCTCTATGGATTTGATTGGTCTTCTCTCTCCGTCGTCTCTTTCGTTTCTCAAAATGAACAAGAGAACTCCCTCCAAGCCCTGGCTTCAAATTCCATTTCCAGGTCTGGTGACACAAAGAAGCAGGAAGATTTCGATGAATCCTTGGATTCAGATCCCATTCCCGAGAGCCAAGAAAATCCCGTTTCGAATTCCTTTCCCGAGTCTAATGTTACTGTGTTTTCTGATGTGAATCATAAGCAAGAGAATGTGACAGTAACGGATCACGAGCGAAGAGCCACAGAGCATGATGGAATTGAGGATCTTGCGGCTCTGGAGAAGGAACTGGAACCGTTGTTACCaaaagaagaaggagaagaacGAAATGTTGTTGAGAAACCAAGAGCAGCACAGAAATCATGCGACGGTAGATACATCTACGTTCACGACATCCCGAGTCGATTCAACGATGATTATATAAAGCAATGCGGGTTGATGAACAAGTGGCATGATATGTGCCAATATTTCGTCGATGGAGGATTGGGGCAACGCCTGGGGAATCCTCGAAGGCTCTTCCAGCCTACGGGTTGGTATGTGACTCACCAGTTCTCTCTGGATGTCATATTCCACAGTATTATGAAGCAGTATGAATGCCTGACGAGTGATTCATCGATGGCTAATGCGATCTACGTACCGTACTATGCGGGTCTAGACGTTTCACGATATTTATGGGATTCTTACAGCTATTCGGTGAAGGATAGTGATGCCCATGAGTTGTTCAAGTGGCTGAGAGGAAAGCCGGAGTGGAATGTGATGGGAGGAAGGGATCATTTCTTGGTTGCTGGTCGAATAACATGGGATTTCCGGAGGGCTATCAATGATGACTCGGGGTGGGGCAACAACCTCATGCTGCTGCCAGAGTCTCAGAACGTGACGATGGTCACAATTGAGTCGAGCCCTTGGGACCAGAACGACTTTGCAATTCCTTACCCGACTTATTTCCACCCATCAAGCGATGAACAAGTTTTTGCATGGCAGAATAAGATGAGGAAACAGAAACGGAAGACTCTGTTTAGCTTTGCTGGTGCTCCTCGTCCCAACATGGAGGACTCAATCCGAGGAGAGATCATGGCCCAATGCACTGCTGTGAGGCGAAAATGCCGGATGATAGAATGCAAGGACGAGAAGCATAACTGCTTAAAACCGGTTAATTTGATGAGACTCTTTGAGAACTCGGTTTTCTGCTTGCAGCCTCCGGGGGATTCGTTTACAAGGCGATCAACGTTTGATGCTATTGTAGCTGGTTGTATTCCGGTTTTCTTCAACCCTGGTTCTGCTTTTGTGCAATACCTGTGGCATCTGCCTAAGGATTACGACTCATATTCCGTTCTCATATCAGAGGAGGATGTGAAACAGAAAAAGGTGAACATCGAAGGGGTGCTGTCTCGTATCCCAAAATCCAAAGTGTCATCAATGAGAGAAGAGGTGATAAAGCTGATCCCAAGTGTGATCTACGCTGATCCAAAGTCGAGACTGAAGAAACTAGAAGACGCGTTTGATTTAGCAATAAGAGGAATTATTGGGAGGATAGAGtcattgaaaaaagaaatgagagaGGGAAGAAACTCGAGTGCTGAATTTGATCCAGAGAGCAGTTGGAAGTATTATACATTTGGAACAACAGAAGCGCATGAGTGGGATCATTACTTCAAGAGACCCAGAGGTATCCACTATTAG
- the LOC105170422 gene encoding PGR5-like protein 1B, chloroplastic isoform X1 — protein MAGTCPRGTPHVIGSSVGELARTGCRAGASLSVRISSRSYAVAAAAAAARNGCRRVEGPSCIFIGPVETASQENLEALYRQARDAYYSGEPLIVDDMFDRVELKLRWYGSKSVVKYPRCSLRQQSTYADAEEDPSQVFALASVWLLILGFGSSACLLPVAYTVFQAYKDAFDSGISYTNQASTLEFFATLNGMLLMLFGSMVGYPIASASVGALQGLWKNDLVALKGVCPNCGEEVFAFVRSDRSIHSPHRVECHVCESSLEFRTKIEQSISRPGRRWVYGRIYLIRSRGRCQRWA, from the exons ATGGCAGGCACGTGCCCCCGCGGGACGCCTCACGTGATAGGCTCCTCTGTCGGCGAGCTCGCCAGAACCGGTTGCCGAGCTGGAGCCTCGCTCTCCGTCCGTATTTCCTCAAGGAGCTACGCGGTCGCTGCCGCAG CCGCCGCTGCGCGCAACGGCTGTCGTCGTGTGGAAGGACCGTCGTGTATCTTCATCGGCCCAGTGGAAACCGCCAGTCAAGAAAACCTAGAAGCTCTTTATCGTCAA gcTCGGGACGCTTATTATAGCGGAGAACCGTTGATAGTTGATGACATGTTTGATAGAGTTGAG ttAAAACTGCGGTGGTATGGGTCCAAATCTGTTGTGAAGTATCCGCGCTGCAGTCTCAGGCAGCAGTCCACTTATGCGGATGCTGAG GAAGATCCTTCACAGGTGTTTGCATTGGCAAGCGTATGGCTCTTGATTCTTGGTTTTGGATCTTCAGCTTGTCTTCTGCCTGTAGCATACACTGTTTTTCAAGCTTATAAAGACGCATTCGATTCAGGAATTTCTTACACTAATCAAGCCTCTACACTAGAGTTCTTTGCTACACTTAATGGCATGCTCTTGATGTTGTTCGGGTCCATGGTTGGCTATCCAATTGCATCAGCCTCCG TTGGAGCACTTCAAGGACTCTGGAAAAATGATTTGGTGGCATTGAAAGGGGTATGCCCTAATTGTGGTGAAGAG GTGTTTGCATTTGTTAGATCAGATCGGTCGATTCACTCCCCACATAGAGTGGAGTGTCATGTATGTGAGAGCTCCTTGGAGTTCCGCACAAAAATTGAG CAATCCATCTCAAGACCAGGTAGACGATGGGTGTATGGTCGCATCTATTTAATTCGATCTAGGGGTAGATGTCAAAGATGGGCATAA
- the LOC105170422 gene encoding PGR5-like protein 1B, chloroplastic isoform X2, whose amino-acid sequence MAGTCPRGTPHVIGSSVGELARTGCRAGASLSVRISSRSYAVAAAAAAARNGCRRVEGPSCIFIGPVETASQENLEALYRQARDAYYSGEPLIVDDMFDRVELKLRWYGSKSVVKYPRCSLRQQSTYADAEEDPSQVFALASVWLLILGFGSSACLLPVAYTVFQAYKDAFDSGISYTNQASTLEFFATLNGMLLMLFGSMVGYPIASASVGALQGLWKNDLVALKGVCPNCGEEVFAFVRSDRSIHSPHRVECHVCESSLEFRTKIEQSISRPGRRWVYGRIYLIRSRGRCQRWA is encoded by the exons ATGGCAGGCACGTGCCCCCGCGGGACGCCTCACGTGATAGGCTCCTCTGTCGGCGAGCTCGCCAGAACCGGTTGCCGAGCTGGAGCCTCGCTCTCCGTCCGTATTTCCTCAAGGAGCTACGCGGTCGCTGCCGCAGCCGCCGCTGCGCGCA ACGGCTGTCGTCGTGTGGAAGGACCGTCGTGTATCTTCATCGGCCCAGTGGAAACCGCCAGTCAAGAAAACCTAGAAGCTCTTTATCGTCAA gcTCGGGACGCTTATTATAGCGGAGAACCGTTGATAGTTGATGACATGTTTGATAGAGTTGAG ttAAAACTGCGGTGGTATGGGTCCAAATCTGTTGTGAAGTATCCGCGCTGCAGTCTCAGGCAGCAGTCCACTTATGCGGATGCTGAG GAAGATCCTTCACAGGTGTTTGCATTGGCAAGCGTATGGCTCTTGATTCTTGGTTTTGGATCTTCAGCTTGTCTTCTGCCTGTAGCATACACTGTTTTTCAAGCTTATAAAGACGCATTCGATTCAGGAATTTCTTACACTAATCAAGCCTCTACACTAGAGTTCTTTGCTACACTTAATGGCATGCTCTTGATGTTGTTCGGGTCCATGGTTGGCTATCCAATTGCATCAGCCTCCG TTGGAGCACTTCAAGGACTCTGGAAAAATGATTTGGTGGCATTGAAAGGGGTATGCCCTAATTGTGGTGAAGAG GTGTTTGCATTTGTTAGATCAGATCGGTCGATTCACTCCCCACATAGAGTGGAGTGTCATGTATGTGAGAGCTCCTTGGAGTTCCGCACAAAAATTGAG CAATCCATCTCAAGACCAGGTAGACGATGGGTGTATGGTCGCATCTATTTAATTCGATCTAGGGGTAGATGTCAAAGATGGGCATAA
- the LOC105170424 gene encoding protein INVOLVED IN DE NOVO 2-like, translated as MSYSSEEETDISDSELDEYVDRCYEQLKDGSRKVKFSDEVYRCPYCPGKKKLVYALKDLLQHASDVGKGSQNRDIKHKGKHLGLVRYIKDDLAQEDLSSELAGLALEVPTGNGVSELFVWPWMGILANVDAEKSSRLKNDLAERGFDPVRVRLLSTGGYAVVEFKRDWSGFYRAIMFEKEFEVDRRGKKDYCASPHLADELYGWVARDDDYNLKGSLGEYLQKNGDLKTISDLVVDEKRKTGLLIANLSNTIQELRTRVDELESNYCKPPAADIHVASQKDEIQ; from the coding sequence ATGTCTTATTCATCTGAAGAGGAAACTGATATAAGTGATTCAGAGTTGGACGAGTATGTTGATCGGTGCTATGAACAGTTGAAGGATGGCAGTCGGAAGGTGAAGTTTTCAGACGAGGTGTATAGGTGCCCATACTGCCCTGGGAAAAAAAAGTTGGTCTATGCACTTAAGGACCTTCTACAACATGCCTCTGACGTTGGGAAGGGCTCTCAAAACAGGGATATCAAGCACAAAGGGAAGCATTTAGGTCTTGTCAGGTACATTAAAGATGATCTTGCGCAGGAAGACCTATCTTCTGAACTAGCTGGGTTAGCTCTTGAGGTGCCCACTGGAAATGGTGTGTCTGAGTTGTTTGTGTGGCCATGGATGGGAATTCTAGCAAATGTTGATGCTGAGAAAAGCTCTAGACTGAAGAATGATCTGGCTGAGAGAGGATTTGATCCAGTCAGAGTTCGACTACTGTCAACTGGCGGATATGCAGTAGTGGAATTTAAGAGAGACTGGTCTGGGTTTTATAGGGCAATAATGTTTGAGAAGGAATTTGAGGTTGATCGTCGTGGGAAGAAGGATTATTGTGCATCTCCTCACTTGGCAGATGAATTATACGGTTGGGTTGCCCGAGATGATGATTACAATTTGAAGGGTTCCTTAGGTGAGTATCTTCAGAAGAACGGAGACCTGAAAACTATTAGTGATTTGGTGGTTGATGAGAAGCGCAAAACTGGCCTGCTTATTGCTAACTTGAGTAACACAATTCAAGAATTGCGGACACGTGTTGATGAGCTTGAAAGCAACTACTGTAAGCCCCCTGCAGCTGATATTCATGTTGCTAGTCAGAAAGATGAGATACAGTGA